The DNA region TAGACCAGATAGATGGTAGAGACAAAAATTATGGACGAAAAATTTTAGGAGGACAATTCTTTGAAGGAAAACTTTTTAGGGTCTAAAATTGAATGTTGGGATATTTATCAGGACCGGAAACATATTTAACCCAAAATTTTACAATGAAATTTAACGAGATACATAAAATAATAGCATTGTAATTTTGAATTCAATTATATTAatctataataataataaggTTATTCTCTACTATTCTAAAATAAAATTGCAACGATATTATGAATTTTCTTTATTTTGATTGATATCATAAATTCTCCTTGGACGTTTTCACTATCTTGAAAATTATAATATTATTTCGAAATTCATTATGTAATTTAGATGTTATTCAAAAACGTTAAATATTGCATCATTTTTTATCTTGTGAGTTAATGCAAATATAATTATTCTATTaaaaaactatatatatatatatatatatatatatatatatatatatatatatatatatatatatatatatatatatatatatatatatatatatatatatatataatatattaaagCATGTTCATATGCTGCTTGCTTTTAGTGTAATAACAAGATAGAAAGCGAAATATAAATTATTACTTTTAGTATCTATGGAAAACAAATCAATGTTATTGGTGTTGGATGAGTATAGTATATATGGGACCCAGATCAATGTTATTAGAGCTAGAATTACTGATTTTCACATTTCCTGTGTAACGACTCTTACTAATGTAATTCCAGCTTGAATTCACAGCACTTAATGTACCCAATAAATATAGAATTCCAAACACTTCTTTGAGTCATATCATCAAACACACAATGTGCTTGCTCAACACCACCTTGATTcacataaaaaaatattaaagCAGTGTAGATGACACCGGCGAATGAAAGTTCAACTGTGTTAGAAACGAGACTGAATAAGTCAGAACGAACAAGAAAGATGATCATATACATATTAACACTAATTAGATGCAAAAACTATTATTGATATGCAAAGCTTTGAATGAGAAAGATGTATAACTAAATATGTAGAGCTTTAGCTTTTGTGTTTACTCTACCTATTAGCATCATAACTTCCACTACAAACCAAGTTTAGAATTTGAAATTTTTGCTTACTGCTATATGCATTAGTTAACTCTACCTAGGTTATGCTTACAAAATCGTCTTTTGTTTTTTCTATTTCAAAAATTTATCTAGAAAATAAAGTGACTTTGATGAAAAGTTGAAGATAGAACAATGTCGTTTGCTCCATGaacttagattttttttttttttttggaatttgAAGGAATTTAGGGAGGTTTGAAACCCTATAATCTAAAGCATTTTTCTATAGTCAAACATCATGTTATCTTTAAATGACTATGTGCAACATAGTGTAAGAGACGGCAAAACCCAAAATTAAGGACAGAAAACTTTAGGACAAACATTCTTTGTAGAAATTTTTTTAAGAAATTAAAATTGAATGTTGGAATATTAACGAGGACTCTAgataaatttaatattttttgatACTATCTTCAATTTTTCACATATTAAAAATATTCTGCATGTTTTTATTACTATATTTATTTTTATCAAATAAAAGTTAATTTAATAATGTAATATAATAGTAAGATAGGGAAACCATGAATTTTTTATGGTTTAATAATCTTTTTAGTGTTACATCTTTATTTCGAGACTCATTTTGATTCCTTAACTTTAAAACGATTTATATTGATTTCTTAACTCTTTAAAAAATATCATGTTAATCATTTTCATCTAATTAGTGACAAATTTACAGatcaatttttgaatttttctattattaataaaataaaaataattaataaaaaatattttgaatagttaagtgatcaatataattttttttaaaattaaaaaaataaaataaaattcaaaattaaaaaaGATATTAAAccattttttattaaaaatatcaCGAAACACTCAAATTAACTTATGATTTATCATTCTAAGAATCATCAATTTTCAAGTATCCGTAATGAGATATCTCCTACCCGCTATTAGCTAGTTTAGTTTTACCAAACATAGCCTATAAGAATAAGAACAGGCATGCGATATTTGTCTCATTGCTATtttttcctttcaactattcCTCTCAAAGACCCCTCACTACACACGAATTCCGAGAAAATCATACAACAAATCCCAGATATTTTCCCGAAATGCAAGAATTTCACTCCATCGAAGGCGTTAATCATCATCAACATCTTAATCATGCTTTGAAGTGTCCTCGTTGTGATTCCTTTAACACAAAGTTCTGCTACTACAACAACTACAACCTCTCTCAGCCTCGCCATTTCTGTAAAAACTGCCGCCGTTACTGGACCAAAGGCGGCGTCCTCCGTAACGTCCCCGTCGGCGGCGGTTCCCGCAAATCAAAGCACTCCAAAAACTCAAAGGCAGTTTCATCTTCCTCCAGTACGGCTTCATCACCACCGGGGGCGGACGAGCACAAGTCCAACAGTGAAAGCTCCACCTTCACCGCCGCCGCCACGGAGGCGATATCCAACACTCCGATATCTAACGCTACCGTTACTCCAAGATCAAAAAACGATGCGTTTTTGTTTGGGAACAATATTATAGATGCGTCGTCGTTTGGGTTCGGTTTTAATCATCAACATCAACAGCAACACGGGAATGATCAGGTACACGTAGCACAGCAACAGAACAGCCATCAACGGTTGTCGTTGCTCCATCAGCAGCAGTTATCAAATGGATTTGGATCGTTGGATTGGGAAGCTAGTGCGGGTAATTGTTTGTTTGATGTTCCTAACACCGTTGATCAGTCGTATTGGACACATTCACATTGGTCTGATCATCATGTTAATCACTCTTCTCTTTTTCATCTTCCATGAATAAGCCTTAATAAACTTCTACTTTTACATTCTTTTTGTTTTGTATCAAATACTTGGTCTTTTGCTTGGATTTAATAGACAAAAAGCATTTTGCATACAAGATATAATGTAATCTTTGTTTTTGTGTTGATTATGCTTTGATCTCAAAGGGATGTTTGCACAACTAATATATATATCCTTGTTGCTTTGCCTCATTAATTTTGTTATTTTAGATAAgaccttttttttttcttttttttttcctcATGATATTTAGATTCGATGATACACACATTTCAATTTGAATGCATTTGGTTGAAATTCACATGAATTCAgtataattaataaaaatatgtTGAATGAAATAAGATTtgaagaaaaataatttttaatgGTAGAAGTTTGATGATAATAATTTTACATTTCGAAAATTATTTTGACCAGTCGATGTGCAAAATTAAAAGAAATCAATAATGAAGTAGAGATGATTCGGGTAGAAGTCGGGTAATAGACAGAGCTAGAACACGGACTCGTCTAAGGGATACCCGAGATGTAACCCGGTCTAATGAAATCACAGTATTGTCGGGTTGATGGTCCTCATGGGCCGAGGTCGAGAGTCTTGTGTCGTTGGGTATGGAACCCGGATAAGGCGAGATAATAGACGGACGAAAGGCCACCATCTAGAAACGGTCTCGGAAAATGAAAGGTCATAATGACACCATAATGAAGCAGGCGTTACAAGCCATTAAGaagtaaaattaaatgataaAGTGGTGACAATTTTCTAGGCTTTTAATGTAGGAAGGAAGAGGAAAGGGTTCTTCATGATTGTTGGGGGTGAGGAATGGGCCTATATAAGGGACATCAAGAAATGAGGAAAGGAAAACAATAATGATCTGGAAAGAAAAAAACATTTACAGAAACTTAATCAATAATTTGAGGCTCTCATTGACAAGCATCAGGGAAGTCAACCTTTTAGTGTTTTTAGTAAGAATATTTGGCGCCCACCGTGGGTCCTTGATAAAATTTTCCCAGACCACCagaaaatcatcatcaaaatcgCTAATAGTCCAGTTGTGCGATATCTGGATCATATCCAGTCGAAGTGATCCACCTCTGCCACCAGATTTAACCCAATTGCTCGCAGTGGTGGAGGCTCTCTGTCAACAAAATGAAATATTGCAAGATAGCGTCCATATTTTACAAACACATAGTCAACATGATGGGATGCATATGAGGAGCTTTAGGATTCCCAACCATTGTCCAAGGCAAGCTGGGATGATCAAGTTCCAGAGAACTTCAAACCATCGTCATTGGTATCTTTTAATGGTAAAACCGACCCACGGGAGCACATTAGTGCAATCAACAATCAGATGAAAATAACAGGGGCTTTCGAATCCCTTAAGTGTAAACTCATGGCAGGTACCTTTAAGGAGGGGGCTCTGCGATGGTATATCAGCTTATCCAAATTCTCATTCGTTAGCTACTAGGACCTAACTAAAAAGACGGTATAACACTTTTCAGCAAGCAGACATAGAAAAATGTTGACTACCAGTTTATTCAACGTCCAACAAGGGTACTCGGAGTCTCTCAAAGAGTATCTGGTGAGGTTCAACGAAGAAACCATTAAGGTGTCTCATCCGAACAGGAGATGTTCGTGGGGGCATTTCAACATGGTCTCAAAGTCAGGCAATTCAATGAATCCCTAACACAAAAGTCGGCATCCAGCATGGATGACGTTATTACCAGAGCAGAACACTATATCAAAGGGGAGGAGAGCAGTATGGAGTCCACGACGTGATGGGAAAAGACGAGAATGCATGGTGTGCATACCACGGACTTCGTGGTCATCACGCGGAAGATTGTCATTAGCTCAAAAGATAAATCAAGATCTTAATTCAGAGATGTCGTTTGTTGTCTTATGTGAAAGATGTTGGAGGATAGCCAGGAAAGAGAAGTCCTCTTATGGGGGATATCAGCTCGGAAAATCCTCCGTAAAAGAAGGGGGAAATATGGATGAGGTCCACGAAGCCCGAGTGACCCGTCATACATTGAACACCATTGCTGGAGAATTTACAGAGGAGGAAATTCCAGTTCATCTAGGAAAAGATATGATCGGGAAGTGATGCATATCACAAAGAAGCCACTTTCAGAAGGAGATGAAAACACGACCGTAATCAATTTTTCTAGAAAAGATACCGAAGGAGTATTGGCTCATAAGAACGACACAATGATAATTAAAGTACAAATTCATGATTAGAGCGTGACGCGAGTCTTAGTAGATCCGAGAAGTTCAATAGATGTTTTGTATTGGGATGCATTCAAGGGTATGAATTTTGATACCGCCGAGTTGTTACCTTTTAAAGATACTTTGGTCGGTTTCTCTGGAGAGCAGGTGCAGGTTCTAGGGAATCTATTCGTGATAACAACTTTTGGTAATGGAGACAACGCGAAAAGTGTCAAGTTAGGTACTTGATTGTCAATGTCGCGTCTCCTTACAACATTATTATTTGCAGACCGTCATTCGATACTTTGGAGGCGGAGTTATCCACTTTATACCTCACACTGAAGTATCCTCTCAAAAATGGCCATGTAGGGGTAATAAAAAGGTGATCAAGGATTAGCAAGGAAATGTTATAAAGACAGTCTGAAGCTCAACCTGATGAGCCAATAAAAGGTGATCATTTAAAGGTGAATATAGTTGATATTGATCCAAGAGGAGACATGGTGGAAGATAGTCAGACACCCATCGAGGATGTGAAGAAGGTACAAATCGATGGCCAAGTAACCCAAACAATTCAGATTGGTTCTAATTTGTCTCTTGAGCGAGATCATAAGAATATTGAAGGAGAACATAGATCTGTTTGCATGGAAACTGGATGACATGCCCATAATCGATCCAAACATAGTTTATCAGTGTCTTAGAGAAAGCGGAAGGATAGAGAGGAGAAGAGAAGAGCGATAAAAGATGAATCAGGAAAGCTTGTGAAGGTCGGTTTCATTCATGAAATTAAGTACCCGACCTAGTTGGATAATATAGTCATGATAAAAAAGAAATCGGGAAAATGGTGAATGTGCATGGATTTCACTTACTTGAATAATGCATGTACCAAAGATCCTTATATGCTTCCTCACATTGATTGACTCATCGACGGGGCTTCATGTTTCTGTCTTCTCGGCTTCATGAATGCTTACTTGGGTTACAATCAGATCTTGATGAATTCGTTGGATGCTCCAAAGACTACATTCATGATGAACATGAATAAATATTATTATGAGGTGATGCCTTTCGTACTAAAAAATGATGGGGCTACCTACCAAAGAACGATATATATGGTATTCGCTTCACATATAGGAGGAACctagaggtatatgtggatgatatggTGATCAAAACTTCAGAAAACCGGGAACACGTCAAAGATTTAGAATAAACATTTGCATCAATTAGAAGTTACAACATGAGGCTTAACCTGGACAAGTGCACTTTCAGGTTTCAAGCTGGTAAATTCCTTGGGTTTATGTTGACCAGCCGGGGAATAGAAGCAAACCCAGATAAATGTCAAGTAATCATTGATACGAAAATTCCGTCAAAAGTAAAAGAGGTACCATAATTGACAATACTTTTAGCCGCTTTATCTCGCTTCTTGTCTTGTCAGGGGATACGTCAATTCATTTCTTCACTGCAGTGAAGAAGTCAGCGAAGTTCCAGTGGATGAAAGAATTTGAAAATGTTATTAAAGAAGTAAAATATTTCTTGTTTGTACCTCCCATCATGATACGACCGGAGGAGAACCAACCTCTCATCCTGTACTTAGCTGTTTCAGACAAGGCTATGAGTTTCATGTTAATCTAGGAGACGGATGAAGGAGAAAAGCCAATATATTTTGTTAGTCAGGTGCTAAGAGGAGCCGAGTTGTGTTATCATAAGTTTGAGTGTCTTGCATTGGAAGTAGTGATTACAACTCGGACATTGAGATACTACTTCTAGGGACACCCTTTCATTGTTAAAACCAATGACCCTATTAAGCAGGTCTTAAAGAAACCATACTTGATAGGAAGAATGGTGGCCTGTGTAGTAGAattgtcagagtatgatataAAATTTGTGCCTCGAAGTAGCATCAAATCTCAAGTGCTTGATGATTTCCTAGTTGAATTGAGCTCTCTGGCCTCGGAAGAGTCATAATGCAGATGGACTCTATCTATGGATGGATCCCCTGATCTTAAAGGAAGTGGAGCTGAGATAGTATTGGAGGGCCCGGGTGATCTGGTCTTAGAATATTATTTGTGTTTTAATTTTCAGGCTAGTAATAACCAGGCGGAGTATGAAGCTTTGATTGCAGGAATGAGGTTGGCAAAGGAGGTTGGAGTAACACACTTGCTTGTTCAAACTGGCTTCAATTAATTTCCATCTAGGTCAAAGGAGAGTTTCAGACGAAGGATCCATCATTAGTCAGATACTTGCGAAAAGCTCTCAAGATGTCTCAGACGTTTGTGGAATTTGAGGTAAACGACATTCCCATGGAGGAGCATGTCAGAGCTGACCTCTTAGCCCGCTTAGCGAGCACCAAAGCTTCCAGTTTAAACAAGATGGCAATTCCATAGACCATGGAAGCACCGAGTACGGAGGTTGAGGAAGTTATGACATTGGACAATGCAAAGGGCTGAATGGTATCTATCATTCGGTATTTGACCCAGATGAGCTACCAGAAGAAGAGATTGATGCTAGCCGCATTAAAAGGATATCTTCTAGATACCTTATCATTGATGATTAGTTATATAAGATGGGAAGATCAACTCCTATGTTAAGGTGAATTTTGGAAGAAGATATCGTGCTGGTCATGAAAGAAGTCCACGAAGGGGTATGTGGAAGTCACATTAGAGGAAGAGTGTTGTCGGGAAAAATACTTAGAGTAGGATATTACTGGCCGAGTATGCTTCAAGATTGTGCACAGTTCGTAAGCTGATGTGATAAATGTCAAGTGTTCGCTCCCTTCATCCACTCTCTTGCAGAATTATTGCATTTAATATTTCCACCATGGCCATTTTATCAGTGGGGGTCAGACATTTTGGGCTCATTTTTTGTTACAACCGGATAACTGAAGTTCTTGATAGTAGTTGTTGATTAATTCACTAAATGGGTGGAGGCAGAAGCAGTGGCGTGGATCACAGCAGAAAGAGTACGCCAATTCTACTAGAGAAACATAATATGTCGTTTTGGCCTTCCCGAGGTCATTGTTTCAGACAACGACACGTAATTTGCTAGTTCATCAGTAGTATAGTTTTGTAGTGGAGCATCCTCAAGCAAATGGTCAGGCAGAGGAAGTGAATAAGATAATTCTATCCGGGGATGAAAAAGAAATTGGATTAAGCTAAAGGGTTATGGCTCAAGTACTTGCACGACATCTTATGGTCTTATCCTACTACACCTCATTCGAATAATCAGGAAACTCCTTTCAGGGTGGTTTATGGAGATGATGCAATAATATCAGTGGAAATCAATACTCCTACTTGGAGGCGTATTTCTTTTGATGAGAACTCTAACTCAGAAGGTCTGAACAATTCTGCAGATCTATTGGATGAAGTAAAGGAAATAACCCACATAAGGGAATTCGCAGCCAAACAAAGAATTTCCAGGAGATTTAATATCAAAGTAAGGAAAAAAGGATTTCACAAAGGAGATCTAGTGTTGAAAAAGGTGGTGACCCTAAGAAGAAAGGCAAGCTAACTCCGAATCGGGAAGGACCTTATCGTATCCGTCAGAAGTTGAATAATGGGGGTTTTAAGTTAGAAATTTTAGAAGGTGTTGAAATACCTAGGGCTTGGAATATAACGAACCTTAATTTTTATTTTAGCTAAACTATGAAATAAACATCATGAATAAAATTGTGGGAATGCACTCTTTTTCCTTGAAAGCGAAATGGTTTTTGATGATGCACCAATAGTTAAAACAATATTATTGTAAATTTATAAAGCAGACAAAACGGTCCTAGGACATGATCCAAGATTTAGCCTAGAACCGGTGAGTAATCATCCAAAGGCCGGGAAAATTCCATATAATCGGTTGCGGCCGAGCTAAGTTAATTAAAACCTATGGCTTAACTGAAGTCCAAGTTAATTAAAACCTCTAACATAATTGACTATGATCGAGCTAAATTAGATGAAACCTCTagcctaactgaagtccaagtTAAATGAAACATCTGGCATAATCGGCCGCGATCGGGTTAATTTAATTGAATCCTCTGGCCTAATTGAAATCCAAGTTAATTGAAACCTCTAGTATAATCAGGTACGTCCAGGCTAAGTTAATTGAAACCTATGCACTAACTGAAGTCCAAGTTAACTAAAACCTCTGGCCTAATCGGATGTGGCCAGACTAAGTTAATTGAAACCTCTAGCCTAACTGAAGTTCAAGTTAATAGAAACCTCTAGCGAAATTGGGTCTGATTGAATTATAAAGAGAAACCCATGGTAAGGATATGCTTATCATGGACGGGGTCTTTGGTTTGTTAATTAATCAGGGTTTTATAAGTGCACTGAGTTATATTATCATCGCATAAGTACCTGAGTGGTATATAAAATTAGAAATATCTGAATTGACTTACCATAGCATTTCCCCTAGTTGGGGAGTGGGTTTGACTAAGCCACTTATGTTTAAAACTTTATTTTTAGGAATTGGGGATTCTATAACGAACCATTTCAGAAAATCAATTATAAAGATAAATTATGAAAAGGAGACAATAAGTAACACGAAAAAATATACGAGATTGTCATAGATATTACGGATCATAGTAGGATTCAAATACAAAACATAAAGGAAAAATGGATAACATTCTTAAAAACATTACAGAACGCATCCTAATGGATGAATAATAAAAAAGAGAATATAAAAAATATGATTCTTCATTCTTATCCTCATCAACAACTCTGAGGTTGGTGTCATCAGCATGATCTTCCTTGGTCAGATTATCAGCGGGAAAAGGGTCAGTTTCTTCCATATCTACGAGGCGGCCATCCACCACAACTTTGAAAAAGTCCATCTCAGACAAATCAAGCCCGGGGTGGAGGAACAAGACTTGAGACTTTTCCCTATCAAAAGCATCATCGCCTGCATCAAGAACGTCGATTTGAGCTTTCTGCAGTTGGTCATTTTGATTCCCAAGTTGATTTCATCTCCTCAGATTGCTTGGTGACAATGGGCTGCAATTCTTGTCTCTTAGCCTCCAACTTTTCCCTCTTTGTCTTCTCCTCCAACAATTATTTCTCCAGGTCGGATATTTTATCCGCCTACATTCTCTATTGTTCCTTCAATTAATTAATCTCTTGGTTGATTTTGATCACATTTTTCTCATAATCGTCCCCGGATTCAAACAGGCCTCTGGTCAGGACAACACATCTCATCAGATATGAGTTGATGTTTTGGGTCAATTTTTTCCGATCTATTGTCTTCACCTTGTTCATATCTTTCGTGGCATTCAGATGGTCGTAGAGGAATTTCAATATGTCAAAGTTGTTACCCCGAAATTTAAACTCATTGGATGGTTTAGTTTGGTCGCTTCCACCAACCTCTTGCATTAAAGAGGAAATTTCCCAATCGGCTCTGCACACCTCGTCACTCATCAACCGTCTAACAGATAGAATACATGAGGATATCTCGGTCCATGTCTAACTTGGAGAAACTAGTCTTTAAAGCCTTTATAATTGGTAATGTAAACTTGAAGAAACATCTTGCTAGGAAGGCCACTAATTGTGACCCATCCACCCTTCTCAACACTCTTGATTTCAAAAAAGGAGGAAAAATAAGCCTATGGTGGGCTTTATGTTTATGGGATCACATACTATTTTGAAAGCCTTGATAAACCCCCAGCTATTGAGGCGGAGTTGGGAAGGGGCAGTGTTTTGGATTCTTAACAGGTCGAATTTGAAATCGATAAAGGGTAAATGGATTTTAAAACCCCCTAATACACAGGCATAGAAGTGGAAATACTCATCTTTGACTCCTTTAGAATGGACTATACAAACACGTTCCCCTAGGATGCATGACTCCAATACAACATCATCCTTATTTCA from Lathyrus oleraceus cultivar Zhongwan6 chromosome 1, CAAS_Psat_ZW6_1.0, whole genome shotgun sequence includes:
- the LOC127133891 gene encoding dof zinc finger protein DOF5.4, translating into MQEFHSIEGVNHHQHLNHALKCPRCDSFNTKFCYYNNYNLSQPRHFCKNCRRYWTKGGVLRNVPVGGGSRKSKHSKNSKAVSSSSSTASSPPGADEHKSNSESSTFTAAATEAISNTPISNATVTPRSKNDAFLFGNNIIDASSFGFGFNHQHQQQHGNDQVHVAQQQNSHQRLSLLHQQQLSNGFGSLDWEASAGNCLFDVPNTVDQSYWTHSHWSDHHVNHSSLFHLP